From Streptomyces yatensis, one genomic window encodes:
- a CDS encoding SpoIIE family protein phosphatase, which translates to MAIPQGIAPTETHVPFDMADAASALIDATGIIIGWTPAAERLLGYPAADAMKQPARMLLVAPEDAAQAEAIGSWCQAHDGWGGLGRLQHRDGRRIEVGLRVCAMRNPGGDVSWLVSGIDVGSVPAWALSGSLLQAFLTRSPIGMAVLSPDLRYVWMNDTLERYGGLPREQRMGRRMSECLPGLDTEALEGQMRQVLKTGRPVIDYEYRGWTMAHPHHEHAYSTSFFRLDNAEGRPVGVCYMGIDVTDRWHARERLALLNEASANIGSTLDVMRTAQELADFAVPRLADFVTVDLLDSVLRGEEPMESAGDTLPAFRRTGQASIREGCPESIARPGDAVAISPTSPFACCFFSGEALLDPVMDSSISAWSGDDPARTAKVREFGMRSLMVAPIGARGALLGVASFVRSRHPDPFEEDDLLLAEELVARAALNIDNARRYSREHAAALALQRSLLPHALSGGQAVEVASRYLPTDARNGVGGDWFDLIPLSGARVALVVGDVVGHGINAAATMGRLRTAVHTLADMDLPPEELLAHLDDLVIRLTEEESGQEGVAAAVLGATCLYAIYDPVTQRCTMARAGHPTPAIVDPSGEVSFPALPAGPPLGLGSLPFESAELALPAGSLIALYTDGLIETCDQDIDIGLGRLSNALGQAGLPLEELCSLVVDTLLTSPQTDDVALLLARTRALGAGHVVSWDLPCDPAVVASARSLAMRQLAEWGLEEVMATTELIVSELVTNAIRHGVGPIRLRLIRHDVLICEVADTSSTSPRLRHARTTDEGGRGLFLVAQLTRRWGTRYTEGGKLIWAEQDLPEPA; encoded by the coding sequence ATGGCCATCCCCCAGGGAATCGCGCCGACCGAGACGCATGTCCCGTTCGACATGGCGGATGCGGCCTCGGCGCTGATCGACGCCACGGGGATCATCATCGGCTGGACCCCGGCGGCGGAGAGACTTCTCGGCTATCCGGCGGCCGACGCGATGAAGCAGCCGGCCAGGATGCTGCTGGTGGCACCCGAGGACGCGGCGCAGGCCGAGGCGATCGGCTCGTGGTGCCAGGCGCACGACGGCTGGGGCGGCCTGGGGCGGCTCCAGCACCGGGACGGCCGCCGGATCGAGGTGGGGCTGCGGGTCTGCGCGATGCGCAATCCGGGCGGCGACGTCTCCTGGCTGGTCTCCGGGATCGATGTGGGCTCCGTCCCGGCCTGGGCGCTCAGCGGCTCGCTGCTCCAGGCGTTCCTCACCCGGTCGCCGATCGGGATGGCCGTGCTCAGCCCGGATCTGCGCTATGTGTGGATGAACGACACGCTGGAGCGCTACGGCGGGCTTCCGCGCGAGCAGCGGATGGGGCGCCGGATGTCGGAGTGCCTGCCCGGGCTGGACACCGAGGCGCTCGAAGGGCAGATGCGGCAGGTGCTGAAGACCGGCAGGCCGGTGATCGACTACGAGTACCGGGGCTGGACGATGGCCCATCCGCACCACGAGCACGCGTACTCGACCTCCTTCTTCCGCCTGGACAACGCCGAGGGCCGTCCGGTGGGCGTGTGCTACATGGGCATCGACGTCACCGACCGCTGGCACGCCCGGGAGCGGCTGGCGCTGCTGAATGAGGCCAGCGCGAACATCGGCAGCACCCTGGACGTCATGCGCACCGCCCAGGAGCTGGCCGACTTCGCGGTGCCGCGGCTCGCCGACTTCGTCACCGTCGACCTGCTGGACTCCGTACTGCGCGGCGAGGAGCCCATGGAGAGCGCCGGCGACACCCTGCCCGCCTTCCGCCGCACCGGTCAGGCATCGATCCGGGAGGGCTGTCCGGAGTCCATCGCGAGGCCCGGGGACGCGGTCGCCATCTCGCCCACGTCCCCCTTCGCCTGCTGCTTCTTCTCCGGGGAGGCCCTGCTCGACCCCGTGATGGACAGCTCCATCAGCGCCTGGTCCGGGGACGATCCGGCGCGGACGGCGAAGGTGCGCGAGTTCGGGATGCGGTCGCTGATGGTGGCGCCGATCGGGGCCCGCGGCGCCCTCCTGGGCGTGGCCTCGTTCGTCCGCTCCCGCCACCCCGACCCGTTCGAGGAGGACGATCTGCTGCTCGCCGAGGAACTGGTCGCCCGGGCCGCGCTGAACATCGACAACGCCCGCCGCTACAGCCGTGAGCACGCCGCCGCGCTGGCCCTGCAGCGCAGTCTGCTGCCGCACGCCCTGAGCGGCGGCCAGGCCGTCGAGGTGGCCTCGCGCTATCTCCCCACGGACGCGCGCAACGGAGTCGGCGGCGACTGGTTCGATCTGATCCCGCTGTCCGGTGCCCGGGTGGCGCTGGTGGTCGGCGACGTGGTCGGGCACGGCATCAACGCCGCGGCCACCATGGGGCGTTTGCGCACCGCCGTGCACACGCTCGCCGATATGGACCTGCCGCCCGAGGAGTTGCTGGCCCACCTCGACGACCTGGTCATCCGGCTCACCGAGGAGGAGTCCGGGCAGGAGGGCGTGGCGGCCGCGGTGCTCGGCGCCACCTGTCTGTACGCGATCTACGATCCGGTCACCCAGCGGTGCACGATGGCGCGGGCGGGCCATCCGACCCCCGCGATCGTGGACCCCTCGGGCGAGGTCTCCTTCCCCGCGCTGCCCGCCGGTCCCCCGCTGGGCCTCGGGTCGCTGCCGTTCGAGTCGGCGGAGCTCGCGCTGCCCGCCGGAAGCCTGATCGCCCTCTACACCGACGGACTGATCGAGACCTGCGACCAGGACATCGACATCGGTCTCGGCCGGCTGAGCAACGCCCTCGGCCAGGCCGGGCTGCCGCTGGAGGAGCTCTGCTCCCTGGTGGTCGACACCCTGCTCACCTCCCCGCAGACCGACGATGTGGCCCTGCTGCTGGCCCGTACCCGCGCGCTGGGCGCCGGGCATGTCGTCTCCTGGGACCTGCCCTGCGATCCGGCCGTCGTGGCCAGCGCCCGCTCCCTGGCGATGCGCCAGCTCGCCGAGTGGGGTCTGGAGGAGGTGATGGCGACCACGGAACTGATCGTCAGCGAGCTGGTCACCAACGCCATCCGCCATGGCGTCGGCCCCATCCGGCTGCGGCTGATCCGGCACGACGTGCTGATCTGCGAGGTCGCCGACACCAGCAGCACCTCACCGCGGCTGCGCCACGCCCGCACCACCGACGAGGGCGGCCGCGGGCTGTTCCTCGTCGCCCAGCTGACCCGTCGCTGGGGGACCCGCTACACCGAGGGCGGCAAGCTCATCTGGGCCGAACAAGACCTCCCGGAACCGGCATGA
- a CDS encoding sugar ABC transporter substrate-binding protein translates to MRHRLTSATAALLLLCGPAAAGCGGGADPDRVGVVLPLLASPFWEAYNDEIPKQAAKAGVRILPTVNSDDQPGKQITDIDNLLAQEVKGLVVTPVDSAAIGPGLNAARRAHVPVVAVDVAPDRGKVAIVVRADNRAYGVKACRSLGDAVRRGTVVQIQGDLASTNGRDRTAGFDRCMARHYPDIKVLDVPAAWQAERAAAGLEALYSAHPGIKGIYLQAGGVYLAPTLRTLQSHHALVPVGRRGHITIVSNDGIPQELTAIREGLIDATVSQPANLYAAYAMRYIKRAMAGKPFRVGPTRHDSTIVRLPGGNLEDQLPAPLVTRANVDSRSLWGNQV, encoded by the coding sequence ATGCGCCACCGCCTCACCAGCGCCACCGCGGCCCTGCTCCTGCTGTGCGGCCCGGCCGCCGCGGGCTGCGGCGGCGGGGCGGACCCGGACCGGGTCGGCGTGGTGCTGCCACTGCTGGCCTCGCCCTTCTGGGAGGCGTACAACGACGAGATCCCGAAGCAGGCCGCCAAGGCGGGCGTACGGATCCTGCCGACGGTCAACTCCGATGACCAACCGGGCAAGCAGATCACCGATATCGACAATCTGCTGGCTCAGGAGGTCAAGGGCCTCGTCGTCACCCCGGTCGACTCCGCCGCCATCGGTCCCGGCCTCAACGCGGCCCGGCGCGCCCATGTACCGGTCGTCGCCGTCGATGTGGCCCCCGACCGGGGCAAGGTCGCCATCGTGGTACGGGCCGACAACCGGGCGTACGGCGTCAAGGCGTGCCGGAGCCTCGGCGACGCGGTACGGCGGGGCACGGTGGTGCAGATCCAGGGCGATCTGGCCTCGACCAACGGCCGGGACCGCACGGCCGGCTTCGACCGCTGCATGGCGCGGCACTACCCGGACATCAAGGTCCTGGACGTCCCCGCGGCCTGGCAGGCGGAACGGGCGGCGGCCGGTCTGGAGGCGCTCTACAGCGCCCACCCCGGCATCAAGGGCATCTACCTCCAGGCCGGCGGCGTCTATCTGGCCCCCACCCTGCGCACCCTCCAGAGCCACCACGCCCTGGTCCCGGTGGGCCGCCGCGGCCACATCACCATCGTCTCCAACGACGGGATCCCGCAGGAGCTGACCGCGATCCGCGAGGGTCTCATCGACGCCACCGTCTCCCAGCCGGCGAACCTCTACGCCGCCTACGCCATGCGCTATATCAAGCGGGCCATGGCCGGGAAGCCCTTCAGGGTGGGGCCGACCCGCCACGACAGCACCATCGTCCGGCTGCCCGGCGGCAATCTGGAGGATCAGCTGCCCGCCCCGCTGGTGACCCGGGCCAATGTCGACAGCCGCTCCCTGTGGGGCAACCAGGTATGA
- the aspA gene encoding aspartate ammonia-lyase — protein MTATGYRREHDLLGDRDVPADAYWGIHTLRAGENFPITGTSISAYPHLISALAAVKEAAARANEDLGLLTSAKADAIAAACQEIRGGALHDQFTVDVIQGGAGTSTNMNANEVIANRALELLGQEKGDYAHLHPNEDVNLSQSTNDVYPTAVNVSTIIAVRELHAAMETLRQAFAAKAEEFRDVLKMGRTQLQDAVPMTLGQEFSAYAVMLEEDQSRLLEAATLVHEINLGATAIGTGLNAPKGYAEAARRHLAAITGLPLVTAANLVEATQDCGAFVHLSGVLKRIAVKLSKSCNDLRLLSSGPRAGLNEINLPPVQAGSSIMPGKVNPVIPEVVNQVAFEVIGNDVAITMAAEAGQLQLNAFEPIILHSLSESVTHLRAACLVLAERCVAGITANTERLRTSVENSIGLVTALNPYIGYGAATSIAKEALATGRGVAELVLEKGLLPADRLAQVLRPEEIAGSR, from the coding sequence ATGACTGCCACCGGCTATCGCCGCGAACATGATCTGCTCGGCGACCGCGACGTCCCCGCCGACGCCTACTGGGGCATCCACACCCTGCGCGCCGGCGAGAACTTCCCCATCACCGGCACCTCCATCTCCGCCTATCCGCACCTGATCAGCGCCCTGGCCGCGGTCAAGGAGGCCGCCGCCCGCGCCAATGAGGACCTCGGGCTGCTCACCTCCGCCAAGGCCGACGCCATCGCCGCCGCCTGCCAGGAGATACGCGGGGGCGCCCTGCACGACCAGTTCACCGTCGATGTGATCCAGGGCGGCGCCGGGACCTCGACCAATATGAACGCCAACGAGGTGATCGCCAACCGGGCGCTGGAACTCCTCGGCCAGGAGAAGGGCGACTACGCCCACCTCCACCCCAACGAGGACGTCAACCTCAGCCAGTCCACCAACGACGTCTACCCGACCGCCGTCAACGTCTCCACGATCATCGCCGTCCGTGAGCTCCACGCGGCCATGGAGACGCTGCGCCAGGCGTTCGCCGCCAAGGCCGAGGAGTTCCGCGACGTCCTCAAGATGGGCCGCACCCAGCTGCAGGACGCGGTGCCCATGACGCTGGGCCAGGAGTTCTCGGCGTACGCCGTGATGCTGGAGGAGGACCAGAGCCGGCTGCTGGAGGCCGCCACCTTGGTGCACGAGATCAACCTCGGCGCCACCGCCATCGGCACCGGCCTCAACGCCCCCAAGGGCTACGCCGAGGCCGCCCGCCGGCACCTCGCGGCCATCACCGGACTGCCGCTGGTCACCGCCGCCAACCTGGTCGAGGCCACACAGGACTGCGGCGCCTTCGTCCATCTGTCGGGCGTCCTCAAGCGCATCGCCGTCAAGCTCTCCAAGAGCTGCAACGACCTGCGGCTGCTCTCCTCGGGCCCGCGGGCCGGGCTCAACGAGATCAACCTGCCCCCGGTGCAGGCCGGTTCCAGCATCATGCCGGGCAAGGTCAACCCGGTGATCCCCGAGGTGGTCAACCAGGTCGCCTTCGAGGTGATCGGCAACGACGTCGCCATCACGATGGCCGCCGAGGCCGGACAGCTGCAGCTCAACGCCTTCGAGCCGATCATCCTGCACTCCCTCTCCGAGAGCGTCACCCATCTGCGCGCCGCCTGCCTGGTGCTGGCCGAGCGGTGCGTCGCGGGCATCACCGCCAACACCGAGCGGCTGCGCACCTCCGTGGAGAACTCCATCGGCCTGGTCACGGCGCTCAACCCGTACATCGGCTACGGCGCGGCCACCAGCATCGCCAAGGAGGCGCTGGCCACGGGGCGCGGCGTGGCCGAACTCGTCCTGGAGAAGGGCCTGCTGCCGGCCGACCGGCTGGCCCAGGTGCTGCGCCCGGAGGAGATCGCGGGGAGCCGCTGA
- a CDS encoding amino acid permease: MSEQSLRQEDRQQQQAGHPAHVDAGDAGYSKSLKARHVNMIAIGGAIGTGLFLGAGGRLKDAGPSLAVAYAVCGIFAFLVVRALGELVLHRPSSGAFVSYAREFLGEKGAFVAGWMYFLNWATTGVADITAVATYTHYWGMFTEIPQWVIALIALAVVLTVNLISVKIFGELEFWFAIIKVGALVVFMAIGIFLLVTREQVAGTSTGPSLITDHGGVFPHGVLPMLLVIQGVVFAYASVELVGVAAGETENPEKIMPKAINSIMWRVGLFYVGSVVLLSMLLPSGSYSGDESPFVTVLSKIGVPAAGGVMNLVVLTAAMSSLNSGLYSTGRILRSMAMSGSAPKFTGAMSRTQVPYGGILLTAFFCVLGVGLNYVVPDKAFEIVLNFAAIGILSTWAVIMLCHLLFWRRAQAGQLTRPGYRLPGSPYTEIVTLGFLASVLVLMWADGGPSRLTVMALPAILAALVIGWFASRGRMKDPR; encoded by the coding sequence GTGAGCGAGCAGTCCCTCCGGCAAGAAGACCGCCAACAGCAGCAGGCCGGGCACCCCGCGCATGTGGACGCGGGCGACGCCGGTTACAGCAAGTCCCTCAAGGCCCGGCATGTCAACATGATCGCCATCGGCGGCGCGATCGGCACCGGCCTCTTCCTCGGCGCCGGCGGGCGGCTCAAGGACGCCGGGCCGTCGCTGGCCGTGGCCTACGCGGTCTGCGGCATCTTCGCCTTCCTGGTCGTGCGCGCCCTGGGCGAGCTGGTGCTGCACCGGCCGTCCTCCGGCGCGTTCGTCTCCTACGCCCGTGAGTTCCTGGGGGAGAAGGGGGCCTTCGTCGCGGGCTGGATGTACTTCCTGAACTGGGCCACCACCGGGGTCGCCGACATCACGGCCGTCGCGACCTACACCCACTACTGGGGGATGTTCACCGAGATCCCCCAGTGGGTGATCGCCCTGATCGCGCTCGCCGTGGTGCTCACGGTCAACCTGATCTCGGTGAAGATCTTCGGTGAGCTGGAGTTCTGGTTCGCGATCATCAAGGTCGGCGCGCTCGTCGTCTTCATGGCGATCGGCATCTTCCTGCTGGTCACCCGCGAGCAGGTGGCCGGCACCAGCACCGGGCCCAGCCTGATCACCGACCACGGCGGCGTCTTCCCGCACGGCGTACTGCCGATGCTGCTGGTCATCCAGGGCGTCGTCTTCGCCTACGCCTCCGTGGAGCTGGTCGGCGTGGCCGCCGGTGAGACCGAGAACCCCGAGAAGATCATGCCCAAGGCGATCAACTCCATCATGTGGCGCGTGGGCCTGTTCTACGTCGGCTCCGTGGTGCTGCTCTCGATGCTGCTGCCCTCCGGTTCCTACTCGGGCGACGAGAGCCCGTTCGTCACCGTGCTGTCCAAGATCGGTGTCCCGGCGGCCGGCGGCGTGATGAACCTCGTCGTGCTCACCGCCGCGATGTCCAGCCTCAACTCCGGTCTCTACTCCACCGGCCGGATCCTGCGCTCGATGGCGATGTCCGGCTCCGCGCCCAAGTTCACCGGCGCCATGAGCCGTACCCAGGTGCCCTACGGAGGCATCCTCCTGACGGCCTTCTTCTGTGTGCTGGGCGTGGGCCTGAACTATGTGGTGCCGGACAAGGCGTTCGAGATCGTGCTCAACTTCGCCGCGATCGGCATCCTCTCGACCTGGGCCGTGATCATGCTCTGTCATCTGCTGTTCTGGCGGCGCGCCCAGGCCGGTCAGCTCACCCGCCCCGGCTACCGGCTTCCCGGCTCTCCGTACACCGAGATCGTCACTCTGGGCTTCCTGGCCTCCGTCCTCGTCCTGATGTGGGCGGACGGCGGACCCAGCCGGCTCACCGTGATGGCGCTTCCGGCGATCCTGGCGGCGCTGGTCATCGGCTGGTTCGCGTCCCGCGGCCGGATGAAGGACCCCCGGTGA
- a CDS encoding asparaginase, with product MNTPLGRTLDATRRTPAEPPALREPRHVPLAHVVRGGVIEGVHHGSVVVLAADGRVAFQAGDIDVAFYPRSALKPVQAVALLRAGLPLDGELLSLTAASHSGLRRHLDGARRILDQAGLTEADLRNVPDLPYGAAERDAWLRDGGEPTRLAQNCSGKHAAMLLTAQLRGWPLADYLDPAHPLQRMIAETVEDLTGQRVAQVSVDGCGAPLFSVSLRGLATAAARIASGTMDTPEGRVAAALRAHPDMASGPDRDVARLMRAVPGLIAKDGFEGVQIAALPDGRAVAVKIADGADRARMPVTAAALAHCGIDAGVLTEFATTPVYGGGVGVGGVHPTDALAPPAA from the coding sequence ATGAACACCCCCCTCGGACGGACCCTCGACGCGACCCGCCGGACCCCGGCCGAGCCCCCCGCCCTCCGCGAACCCCGCCATGTGCCGCTCGCCCATGTCGTACGCGGCGGGGTCATCGAGGGCGTCCACCACGGCTCGGTCGTCGTCCTGGCCGCCGACGGCCGGGTCGCGTTCCAGGCCGGCGACATCGACGTGGCCTTCTACCCGCGCTCCGCGCTCAAGCCCGTCCAGGCCGTCGCCCTGCTGCGGGCCGGGCTGCCGCTGGACGGGGAGCTGCTGTCCCTCACCGCCGCCAGCCACTCCGGCCTGCGGCGCCATCTGGACGGCGCGCGCCGCATCCTCGACCAGGCCGGGCTCACCGAGGCCGATCTGCGCAACGTCCCCGACCTGCCGTACGGCGCCGCCGAGCGCGACGCCTGGCTGCGGGACGGCGGCGAGCCCACCCGGCTGGCCCAGAACTGCTCCGGCAAGCACGCCGCGATGCTGCTCACCGCCCAGCTGCGCGGCTGGCCGCTGGCGGACTACCTCGACCCGGCCCATCCGCTGCAGCGGATGATCGCCGAGACCGTGGAGGACCTCACCGGACAGCGGGTCGCCCAGGTCTCGGTCGACGGCTGCGGCGCCCCGCTGTTCTCCGTCTCCCTGCGCGGGCTCGCGACGGCCGCCGCCCGGATCGCCTCGGGCACCATGGACACCCCCGAGGGCCGGGTCGCGGCAGCGCTGCGCGCCCACCCGGACATGGCGTCCGGCCCCGACCGCGACGTGGCCCGGCTGATGCGCGCCGTACCGGGCCTGATCGCCAAGGACGGCTTCGAGGGCGTACAGATCGCGGCGCTGCCCGACGGCCGGGCCGTCGCCGTGAAGATCGCCGACGGCGCGGACCGCGCCCGGATGCCGGTGACCGCCGCGGCCCTCGCCCACTGCGGGATCGACGCCGGTGTCCTCACCGAATTCGCCACCACGCCGGTGTACGGCGGCGGAGTCGGCGTCGGCGGTGTACACCCCACCGACGCCCTCGCCCCGCCCGCCGCCTGA
- a CDS encoding GAF domain-containing protein, translated as MRSQHPRDAGPLAALSPAESARLMAVIRETALSRGRLPLPARPVIGASWDRMLRLGLDPDRGRAPRPLALDELELRRRQTRLAEVLPTLHNGLLEAAEAAGHIMIIADAEGRILWLDGHRGVRRQADGIALVEGSHWAEDVAGTSGIGTALAVKSPVRVHSAEHFVSAFHTWSCAAAPVHDPRDGRLLGVIDVSGPAGTAHPTVLSLVTATARWAEGELRLAHSRDLEGLRAVAAPLLARIHGKAVVVDHHGWIAGVTGVTPRERRLLLPKAPYEGPVWLPALGACAVEPLPGGHLLRVLDGESAEGGGPAGWGDLLLDVRHPHRWSLTFSGPSGAWTHELSARQAEVLLLLAAHPEGRTAAQLAEDLFGDPTRTVTVRAAMSRLRGRIGAVLAHRPYRIADSVRIDVAGPDHPAELLPFSSAPAIAKLRRNPAM; from the coding sequence ATGCGTTCCCAGCACCCACGCGACGCCGGTCCCCTGGCCGCGCTGAGCCCCGCCGAATCGGCCCGTCTCATGGCGGTGATCCGCGAGACGGCGCTGAGCCGGGGACGGCTTCCGCTGCCCGCCCGCCCCGTGATCGGCGCCTCCTGGGACCGGATGCTGCGCCTGGGCCTCGACCCGGATCGCGGCCGCGCCCCGCGGCCGCTGGCTCTGGACGAGCTGGAGCTGCGCAGGCGGCAGACCCGGCTGGCCGAGGTGCTGCCCACCTTGCACAACGGGCTGCTGGAGGCGGCGGAGGCGGCAGGACACATCATGATCATCGCCGATGCGGAGGGCCGGATCCTGTGGCTCGACGGCCATCGGGGCGTCCGCCGGCAGGCCGACGGCATCGCGCTCGTGGAGGGTTCGCACTGGGCCGAGGACGTGGCCGGAACCAGCGGAATCGGCACCGCGCTGGCCGTGAAGTCCCCCGTACGGGTGCATTCGGCGGAGCATTTCGTGAGCGCCTTCCACACCTGGAGCTGTGCCGCCGCCCCCGTCCACGACCCGCGGGACGGACGGCTGCTGGGCGTCATCGACGTCAGCGGCCCCGCCGGGACCGCCCATCCGACGGTGCTCTCCCTGGTCACCGCGACCGCCCGGTGGGCCGAGGGCGAACTGCGCCTCGCCCACAGCCGGGATCTGGAGGGCCTGCGCGCCGTCGCCGCCCCGCTCCTGGCGCGGATCCACGGCAAGGCCGTCGTGGTCGATCACCACGGCTGGATCGCCGGGGTCACCGGGGTGACCCCGCGCGAGCGCCGGCTGTTGCTGCCGAAGGCGCCGTACGAGGGGCCGGTCTGGCTACCGGCGCTCGGCGCGTGCGCGGTGGAGCCGCTGCCCGGCGGCCATCTGCTGCGGGTGCTGGACGGCGAGAGCGCCGAGGGGGGCGGTCCGGCCGGCTGGGGCGATCTGCTGCTGGACGTACGCCATCCGCACCGCTGGAGCCTGACCTTCTCGGGCCCTTCGGGCGCCTGGACGCATGAACTCAGCGCCCGCCAGGCCGAGGTGCTGCTGCTGCTCGCCGCGCACCCCGAGGGGCGTACGGCGGCGCAGCTGGCCGAGGACCTGTTCGGGGACCCGACGCGGACGGTGACCGTACGGGCCGCGATGTCCCGGCTGCGCGGGCGCATCGGGGCGGTGCTGGCGCACCGCCCCTACCGGATCGCCGACAGCGTCCGCATCGACGTGGCAGGCCCGGACCACCCCGCCGAACTGCTCCCCTTCAGTTCGGCCCCCGCCATCGCCAAGTTGCGCCGCAACCCCGCGATGTAG
- a CDS encoding FadR/GntR family transcriptional regulator has protein sequence MNLSDSQTGGSGFDFPRRISAMEAVLTHLREAIERGDYAVGDKLPSEAELCRRLEVSRPVLREALRALQTMGLTASRTGKGTFVISSGPVEDPTFGDYAASDLLEVRRHVEIPVAGYAALRRSAEDLDHLSHLLERMERETDTTAWVAMDTLFHLAVAQAARNPVFRRVIEEIRDALARQSAFLNELGGRREQSNREHRAIVEALADGSEHDAVEAMTHHLERVETTLTSIVRPATADDRTTVPTEGGQQA, from the coding sequence GTGAACTTGTCAGACAGCCAGACAGGTGGTTCAGGGTTCGACTTCCCCCGCCGCATCAGCGCGATGGAAGCGGTCCTCACCCACCTCCGCGAGGCGATCGAGCGCGGCGACTACGCGGTGGGGGACAAACTCCCCTCCGAGGCGGAGCTCTGCCGTCGCCTGGAGGTCAGCCGACCGGTGCTCCGCGAGGCCCTGCGGGCCCTGCAGACCATGGGGCTGACCGCCTCACGCACCGGCAAGGGCACCTTCGTCATCTCCAGCGGGCCGGTGGAGGATCCCACCTTCGGCGACTACGCCGCAAGTGACCTCCTGGAGGTGCGCCGGCACGTCGAGATCCCGGTGGCGGGCTACGCGGCGCTGCGCCGCTCCGCCGAGGACCTCGACCACCTGTCCCATCTGCTGGAGCGGATGGAGCGGGAGACCGACACCACCGCATGGGTGGCGATGGACACGCTGTTCCATCTCGCCGTCGCCCAGGCGGCCCGGAATCCGGTCTTCCGTCGGGTCATCGAGGAGATCCGCGATGCCCTGGCCCGGCAGTCGGCATTTCTCAATGAGCTCGGCGGCCGCCGTGAGCAGTCGAACCGAGAACACCGGGCGATCGTCGAGGCGCTCGCCGACGGGTCCGAGCACGACGCGGTGGAAGCGATGACCCACCACCTCGAACGCGTGGAGACCACCCTGACCTCCATCGTGCGGCCCGCCACGGCGGACGACCGGACGACAGTACCGACGGAAGGCGGACAGCAGGCGTGA